From the Bdellovibrionota bacterium genome, one window contains:
- a CDS encoding phospholipid scramblase-related protein: MIGHHPFRWFFERIEIRDAQGQMLGAIQKRFSILTKRFDIENAKGMTIMEVSSPIWKIWTFKFIHQGRELALVQKKWSGVFLESFTDKDKFMVEFTSPTLNEHEKTLVMASAVFIDLLYFEQKR; the protein is encoded by the coding sequence TTGATTGGGCATCACCCTTTCCGGTGGTTTTTTGAGCGCATTGAGATTAGAGATGCTCAAGGGCAAATGCTTGGGGCCATTCAAAAGAGATTTTCGATTTTGACAAAACGCTTTGATATAGAAAATGCCAAGGGCATGACAATCATGGAAGTTTCATCACCAATCTGGAAAATTTGGACCTTCAAGTTCATACATCAGGGAAGAGAGTTGGCTCTAGTACAGAAAAAGTGGAGCGGCGTATTCTTGGAAAGCTTTACGGACAAAGACAAATTCATGGTAGAGTTCACTTCACCAACTTTAAACGAGCATGAAAAAACATTGGTCATGGCCTCTGCAGTGTTCATTGATCTTTTGTATTTTGAACAGAAGAGATGA
- a CDS encoding hotdog fold thioesterase translates to MLWAKKPTTKELDEACKNTMCSHIGMEFTEIGDDYLIAKMPVDHRTIQPAGLLHGGASVALAESLGSIASLLCLKSKDKMPVGIEINANHLKATTSGFVHGKVTAIRRGQSLHVWNIEIKNDQGDITCVSRLTCMIVDRK, encoded by the coding sequence ATGCTTTGGGCAAAAAAACCGACAACAAAAGAATTGGATGAGGCTTGTAAGAATACAATGTGTTCGCACATTGGGATGGAATTTACGGAAATCGGTGATGATTATCTTATCGCAAAGATGCCCGTGGATCATAGAACCATTCAACCTGCCGGTCTCCTTCATGGTGGAGCCTCGGTAGCTCTTGCGGAAAGCTTAGGAAGCATTGCCTCGCTTCTTTGTTTAAAATCAAAAGACAAGATGCCCGTGGGGATTGAAATTAATGCCAATCATCTCAAGGCTACTACCTCAGGCTTTGTTCATGGCAAAGTCACGGCAATTCGTCGCGGACAGAGCCTCCATGTTTGGAATATAGAAATCAAGAATGACCAAGGCGATATCACTTGTGTGAGTCGACTCACCTGCATGATCGTGGATCGTAAATAA
- a CDS encoding iron-containing redox enzyme family protein, producing the protein MKIRTNEDLRNLYDKLQIELSEIRSNFPWTNKDAYVSWLVQSYEYAYNSTRILAMTGGKMPRDKTKYSNRFISHAAEEKGHEKLLENDIKSFGLDMSAQEVLPQAKAFHQSLYYWFGFDNPVGMFGWVLALEGFAVKNVPQMYEVCLSEFGPKATSFLKVHAQEDEGHLEKAFKSISDFTPEENQLVGETMYQYSCLYGDILKKITEKYGAKNGKNAA; encoded by the coding sequence ATGAAAATAAGAACGAATGAAGATTTAAGAAATTTGTATGATAAATTGCAAATTGAGTTGTCTGAGATACGCAGCAATTTTCCATGGACGAATAAAGATGCTTATGTAAGCTGGCTTGTTCAATCTTATGAGTATGCCTATAACTCAACAAGAATTTTGGCAATGACCGGCGGTAAAATGCCTAGAGATAAGACGAAATACAGCAACAGATTTATAAGTCATGCTGCTGAAGAAAAGGGGCACGAAAAGCTTTTAGAAAATGATATTAAAAGCTTTGGTCTAGACATGTCTGCGCAAGAGGTATTGCCACAAGCAAAGGCTTTTCATCAGAGCCTTTATTATTGGTTCGGCTTTGATAATCCTGTTGGAATGTTTGGATGGGTTTTAGCTTTGGAAGGTTTTGCTGTTAAGAATGTGCCTCAGATGTATGAAGTGTGTTTGAGTGAGTTTGGCCCTAAAGCAACTAGTTTTCTTAAAGTCCACGCTCAAGAGGACGAAGGCCATTTGGAAAAAGCTTTTAAGAGCATTAGCGACTTTACACCTGAAGAAAATCAGTTGGTTGGTGAGACTATGTACCAATACTCCTGTCTGTATGGAGATATTTTAAAAAAAATTACAGAGAAGTATGGTGCAAAAAACGGTAAGAACGCGGCTTAA
- a CDS encoding phospholipid scramblase-related protein encodes MASFDLANLRTVLVTQVHELGEWFGFETRNKYQIMNKDQVIIGYAAEQQKGILGLILRQYLDTGANLMCIFSLQTVNSH; translated from the coding sequence ATGGCCTCTTTTGACTTAGCGAACCTACGGACTGTCCTTGTTACTCAAGTGCACGAGCTTGGTGAATGGTTTGGTTTCGAAACTAGAAACAAATATCAAATTATGAATAAAGACCAAGTGATCATCGGATACGCTGCTGAACAACAAAAAGGTATTTTAGGATTAATTCTTCGTCAGTACCTGGACACTGGCGCAAATTTGATGTGCATTTTTTCACTCCAGACCGTCAACTCGCATTGA
- a CDS encoding PA2779 family protein: MIKIILVSIVCSSLAFLNPSMATASLMTVQDVTQRDGRLSQEIIDKIETPEVQKKLAEFGISAQEAKQRVAALSDSEIRDMLNSKTQQAGGDVIAISLTTVLLIVIIVLLLR; this comes from the coding sequence ATGATTAAAATTATTCTGGTCAGCATAGTGTGTTCGAGTTTAGCGTTTCTAAATCCTTCTATGGCCACAGCAAGCCTTATGACAGTTCAAGATGTCACTCAAAGAGACGGAAGACTTTCCCAAGAAATAATTGATAAAATTGAAACTCCCGAAGTTCAAAAAAAATTGGCAGAATTTGGAATTTCTGCGCAAGAAGCCAAACAAAGAGTTGCCGCATTAAGTGATAGCGAAATCCGAGACATGTTGAATTCAAAAACACAGCAAGCCGGCGGAGATGTCATAGCTATCAGCCTCACGACTGTGCTTTTAATTGTTATTATTGTCTTACTACTTCGTTAA
- a CDS encoding hydroxyacid dehydrogenase, translating to MKPKLLVTDRFSIEAEAHLKAHFEVSRSEIHNPTKEELEGVKALIIRSRTKITKEFLETAPDLQLIVTSTSGYDHIDFEETIKRNIKVSYTPEANAQSTAELTILLMLSCAREINLTNQMMRNANWKRNEIKAFELSGKTLGIVGLGRVGSRVSKIANAMNMKVYAYDPYKEDEEFQKLNVLRLGYTEILRMCNVVTYHVPSTKETYQMLNRRLFEDSLPGMIVINASRGDVINEQDILYGLETGMIERAGLDVFVKEPLPKDSPLITHPKVVTTPHIGATTDEAFLASSIMAADRCIEYFTSKKLSDELPAQAPWWKYQFRRNS from the coding sequence ATGAAACCAAAACTTCTCGTCACAGATAGATTCTCCATCGAAGCTGAAGCACATTTAAAAGCTCACTTTGAAGTTTCAAGATCTGAGATTCATAATCCCACAAAAGAAGAATTGGAAGGCGTAAAAGCTCTTATCATCAGATCGCGTACAAAAATCACAAAAGAATTCTTAGAGACAGCTCCAGATTTACAACTGATAGTTACTAGCACCAGTGGGTATGACCACATTGATTTCGAAGAAACCATAAAAAGAAATATCAAAGTTTCCTATACACCAGAAGCCAACGCACAAAGCACTGCCGAGCTCACAATCTTACTTATGCTCTCGTGCGCAAGAGAAATAAATCTCACAAATCAAATGATGAGAAACGCAAATTGGAAACGCAATGAGATAAAAGCTTTCGAGCTCTCAGGGAAAACTTTAGGCATCGTGGGACTCGGAAGAGTAGGTTCAAGAGTTTCAAAAATCGCAAATGCTATGAACATGAAAGTTTACGCCTATGATCCTTACAAAGAAGACGAAGAGTTTCAAAAATTAAATGTACTAAGACTCGGCTACACTGAGATCTTAAGAATGTGCAATGTTGTGACTTATCATGTGCCGTCCACAAAAGAGACTTACCAAATGCTCAATCGAAGACTCTTTGAAGATTCTCTTCCCGGGATGATTGTGATCAATGCCTCTCGTGGTGATGTGATCAACGAACAAGATATTCTCTATGGACTAGAAACAGGAATGATCGAGCGCGCTGGCCTTGATGTCTTCGTCAAAGAACCACTGCCTAAGGATTCACCACTCATTACGCATCCCAAAGTTGTAACGACACCTCACATCGGGGCAACGACGGACGAAGCCTTTTTGGCATCTAGCATAATGGCTGCCGACAGATGCATCGAGTATTTTACATCTAAAAAACTATCTGATGAGCTTCCAGCACAAGCTCCATGGTGGAAGTATCAATTCCGTAGAAATTCTTAA
- the lptE gene encoding LPS assembly lipoprotein LptE has product MKKTLVVLIFLVLCGSLVSSCAYRFGSPERRIPGGYHLIAVPVFTNKTQEVTIENFFTQSMIMEVEKSSLAHVTSKEESQAILMGEITKIDYVLGTEISNKTDGFGTLPVGTVLSKEYRILVEATIKLVRSSDMAVLWEGGVQGEKRYPAPVITKEVLNTANPLYNQSAKIQNIQQVANDMMAEAYERMTENF; this is encoded by the coding sequence ATGAAAAAAACTTTAGTCGTTCTAATATTCTTGGTGCTTTGTGGAAGCCTTGTTAGCTCGTGTGCCTACCGTTTTGGTTCACCAGAAAGACGTATTCCTGGTGGCTATCATTTGATTGCTGTGCCAGTTTTCACCAATAAAACTCAAGAGGTGACTATTGAAAATTTTTTCACTCAATCTATGATTATGGAAGTGGAAAAATCAAGCTTAGCTCATGTGACTTCCAAAGAAGAATCGCAAGCCATCTTGATGGGTGAGATCACAAAGATTGATTATGTTTTGGGTACAGAGATATCAAACAAAACAGATGGTTTCGGAACTCTTCCTGTAGGAACAGTGTTATCCAAAGAATATCGTATTTTAGTGGAAGCAACAATTAAACTTGTTCGCAGCTCTGATATGGCGGTTCTCTGGGAAGGTGGCGTGCAAGGTGAAAAACGTTACCCTGCACCTGTGATCACCAAAGAAGTGCTGAACACGGCCAATCCTCTTTACAATCAAAGTGCTAAGATTCAAAACATTCAGCAAGTTGCAAATGATATGATGGCCGAGGCTTATGAGCGTATGACGGAGAACTTTTAA
- a CDS encoding helix-turn-helix transcriptional regulator — MAKSKKSTVPYSKEFGLYLRSLRKKRKISQSELGRQLGTTPQFICNWERGVSGPSFDTLVLVSKIFKVSEKEILKRLLNYQMKLYISEFNKSKNRLATK, encoded by the coding sequence ATGGCAAAATCTAAAAAATCTACAGTGCCATACTCAAAAGAATTTGGTCTATATCTTAGATCATTAAGAAAAAAGCGTAAAATAAGTCAGAGCGAATTAGGAAGACAGCTTGGTACAACACCTCAGTTTATTTGTAACTGGGAAAGAGGAGTGTCTGGTCCTAGCTTTGATACATTAGTTCTAGTCTCTAAAATCTTTAAAGTTTCAGAAAAAGAAATTTTAAAGAGACTGCTTAATTATCAAATGAAACTTTACATTTCAGAATTTAATAAATCAAAAAATAGATTAGCAACGAAATAA
- a CDS encoding phosphate ABC transporter substrate-binding protein produces MKKLFLIFSVCITLSLQAMADIVVIINSNNTTVWERETARAEIKSIFLGAKEKFSNGNSAKPIDQSEGKEIRKEFYLKIANKDATAMNIYWSNLIFTGNGRPPKILPDDSSIKKFVNENVGGIGYIDSTSVDNTVKVLEIFK; encoded by the coding sequence GTGAAAAAATTATTTTTAATCTTCAGTGTATGCATCACATTAAGCCTTCAAGCCATGGCAGATATTGTAGTTATCATAAATTCCAACAACACAACGGTTTGGGAGCGTGAAACCGCTCGTGCGGAAATTAAATCAATATTTTTGGGTGCCAAAGAAAAATTTTCTAATGGCAATAGCGCAAAACCAATTGATCAATCCGAAGGAAAAGAAATTCGTAAAGAATTCTATTTAAAAATTGCAAACAAAGATGCGACTGCAATGAATATCTATTGGTCCAATTTAATTTTCACAGGAAATGGACGTCCACCAAAAATTTTACCAGATGACAGCAGCATAAAAAAATTCGTAAATGAAAATGTCGGTGGTATTGGCTATATTGATTCTACTTCGGTAGATAATACGGTTAAAGTTTTAGAGATTTTCAAATAA
- a CDS encoding TonB-dependent receptor plug domain-containing protein, giving the protein MTRLFFLFLCFNFSTWALAQEESKSTQEAGTSSPPIEDLSALSLEDLMKIEVALPSKKKQSQQSAAAILSVVTREDIELYGMRDLSEILRLVPGFEFGLDTLAIVGLGSRGVWVHEGKALIMINGIMVNEQGFGNVNILGAFPAAMIEKVEIIRGPGSAVYGGVAEANVINIITRSGKDLSGGVVNAEAGLMVDEFTKNGNIAYGKLTDTVEYSFHLGRSIRPFSSKQWKDFFGASMDFNQANMGRDWQHLITEMKYKENLVLRYNKVSMDIIAKSGIGIANDPFNSIYPDRLNVDNNAIDLQYTIAPSSKLNLATTLTYIEVGFSGSPKNKVRNYKGEVRASYDLSEDSQLSAGTGYIMDWARSIYGDGSPGLHTSPGLDKYSVGNESHYAFLQWIQSMDKFNFTVGGRYENTIFGDAVAPRVGITYTNEAFNSKLLYGGSYRVPFTLQAFGNANATNPSDFRPEKSETWEYEISYLFQRNLSAKLNIFYLEIKDVITFDNTQFLYLNQGKVANEGIEGEVQYRLSNIGGFFNFSYVRPRSETSSGYVTNDKEHFLGLPHYKLNLGGYWIWGKFQLGPTLTYLSTRYGQTAVSANSGGADLSYKSYDAILLTNVTLNWHGLGKDTDVRLSVNNLFDEDYLLIQPFYSGHAPMPAFDREVLLSLEARL; this is encoded by the coding sequence ATGACAAGGTTGTTTTTTCTTTTTTTATGTTTTAACTTTTCCACTTGGGCTTTAGCTCAAGAAGAATCTAAATCCACACAAGAGGCCGGTACATCCAGCCCTCCAATTGAAGATCTCAGCGCTCTTTCCTTAGAAGATCTTATGAAGATTGAGGTGGCTCTTCCCTCAAAAAAGAAACAATCTCAGCAATCAGCCGCAGCCATTCTATCTGTCGTTACGAGAGAGGATATTGAGCTTTATGGAATGAGAGACTTATCAGAAATTCTAAGACTTGTGCCTGGTTTTGAGTTCGGGCTGGATACCCTTGCGATTGTGGGACTTGGATCTCGCGGAGTTTGGGTTCATGAAGGTAAAGCCTTGATTATGATTAATGGAATAATGGTAAATGAACAAGGGTTTGGAAACGTAAACATTTTAGGTGCATTTCCCGCAGCCATGATTGAAAAGGTAGAAATCATCCGAGGTCCAGGCAGCGCTGTTTACGGCGGCGTTGCCGAAGCTAACGTTATCAATATCATTACTCGCTCCGGAAAAGATTTAAGCGGAGGCGTAGTGAATGCAGAAGCTGGTCTTATGGTAGATGAATTTACAAAAAATGGAAATATAGCTTACGGCAAGCTCACGGATACCGTGGAGTATTCATTCCATTTAGGAAGATCAATAAGACCTTTTTCTAGTAAACAGTGGAAGGACTTTTTTGGAGCCTCGATGGATTTTAATCAAGCCAATATGGGACGTGATTGGCAGCATTTAATTACAGAAATGAAATACAAGGAAAACTTAGTTCTTCGTTACAACAAAGTTTCCATGGATATTATAGCCAAGAGTGGAATTGGTATAGCGAATGATCCTTTCAATAGCATTTACCCTGATCGACTGAATGTCGATAATAATGCAATTGATCTTCAGTATACGATAGCGCCCAGCTCTAAATTGAATTTGGCTACAACACTTACGTACATAGAGGTCGGGTTCAGCGGGTCGCCTAAAAACAAAGTTAGAAATTACAAGGGAGAAGTAAGAGCGAGCTATGATCTCTCTGAAGATTCTCAACTATCTGCGGGTACCGGCTACATTATGGATTGGGCGAGGAGCATCTACGGCGATGGAAGTCCGGGACTCCACACCTCTCCAGGTTTAGATAAATATAGTGTCGGTAATGAGTCTCATTATGCTTTTTTGCAGTGGATCCAATCCATGGATAAATTCAATTTTACTGTAGGCGGGCGTTATGAGAATACAATTTTTGGAGACGCCGTTGCTCCACGAGTTGGCATTACCTATACCAATGAGGCTTTCAATTCTAAGCTTCTTTATGGGGGATCTTACCGTGTTCCATTCACCCTGCAAGCCTTTGGTAATGCTAACGCTACAAATCCTAGTGATTTTCGCCCTGAAAAATCAGAAACTTGGGAGTATGAAATTAGTTATCTTTTCCAAAGAAATCTTTCTGCGAAATTGAATATTTTTTATCTTGAAATAAAAGATGTCATCACTTTTGATAACACACAATTTTTATACTTAAACCAAGGAAAAGTTGCAAATGAAGGTATTGAAGGCGAAGTTCAATATCGTTTGTCTAATATCGGTGGCTTCTTTAACTTCTCTTATGTTAGGCCGCGTTCAGAAACTTCTTCTGGATACGTAACTAATGACAAAGAACATTTCCTTGGCTTACCCCACTATAAACTAAATCTTGGTGGGTATTGGATTTGGGGAAAGTTTCAATTAGGCCCAACATTAACTTATCTATCTACTCGCTACGGTCAAACGGCAGTTTCGGCGAATAGCGGTGGCGCTGACCTAAGTTATAAATCTTATGATGCGATTTTATTGACCAATGTCACTTTGAATTGGCATGGGCTCGGCAAAGATACTGATGTTAGACTCAGTGTAAATAATCTTTTTGACGAAGATTATTTACTAATACAACCTTTTTATAGTGGACACGCACCTATGCCTGCATTCGACAGAGAAGTTCTTCTTAGTCTAGAAGCACGCTTATAA
- a CDS encoding PA2778 family cysteine peptidase: MKKNVLTFTVSLLLGGCASSPKITQYLGASRPEKEIILDIEFVPQGEKLCGPAVLKMASKKHLPHTPFETYKEFAFHEKAEGSFKSDMISSTRRLGLAPYRIPNLEIMFQEIDQGRPVMVFQNLGLSWYPKWHYALLIGYDSFRNIVYLHSGFTEKLKMNFGLFTRTWRRGEYWSYVVVPPQTIPAHVSIEEALDNAVVFENIKNKDAAKIIYTRIAEKWPLRFEPHLGLANLWYESKNLKAAIKEIQVALKIAPNHPALLYNLAVLYYETGELKKAQILKNKTLAAAPNDQRETYLKKFKF; encoded by the coding sequence TTGAAAAAAAATGTTTTAACCTTTACAGTCTCCTTGCTTTTAGGAGGCTGTGCCAGTTCACCAAAAATTACACAGTATCTCGGTGCTTCACGACCTGAAAAAGAAATTATCTTAGATATAGAATTTGTTCCCCAAGGTGAAAAACTATGCGGACCCGCTGTACTGAAGATGGCCTCTAAAAAGCATTTACCTCATACACCGTTTGAAACTTACAAGGAATTCGCTTTCCACGAAAAGGCAGAGGGTTCTTTTAAGTCGGATATGATTTCTTCTACTCGCCGCCTTGGACTTGCGCCCTACCGTATCCCCAATCTAGAAATTATGTTTCAGGAAATTGATCAAGGTCGCCCCGTAATGGTTTTTCAAAACCTCGGTCTGTCTTGGTATCCGAAGTGGCACTATGCACTTTTGATTGGATACGACTCCTTCAGAAATATTGTATATCTACATTCAGGATTTACAGAAAAATTAAAAATGAATTTTGGTCTATTCACAAGAACCTGGAGACGTGGCGAGTATTGGAGCTATGTGGTTGTTCCTCCCCAAACCATTCCCGCTCATGTTTCCATAGAAGAAGCTTTAGACAATGCTGTAGTATTTGAAAACATAAAAAATAAAGATGCCGCTAAAATTATTTACACTCGCATCGCCGAAAAATGGCCTTTGCGATTTGAGCCTCATCTAGGACTTGCAAATTTGTGGTACGAAAGTAAAAATCTAAAAGCTGCCATCAAAGAAATTCAAGTGGCTCTAAAAATCGCTCCCAATCACCCTGCTTTATTATATAACTTAGCAGTTCTTTACTACGAAACTGGCGAATTGAAAAAAGCGCAAATTTTGAAAAATAAAACTCTCGCCGCAGCTCCCAATGATCAAAGGGAGACTTATCTCAAGAAGTTTAAATTTTAA
- a CDS encoding adenylosuccinate synthase codes for MSGIVVVGAQWGDEGKGKVVDVFSAQADFVVRYQGGANAGHTLVVNGKKTVLHLIPSGILHPKVTCIIASGVVIDIESLLNEIRALKVSGFISREGQLLISDSATIILPYHKELDKAREEALGNEKIGTTGKGIGPAYEDRAARRAILFQDIFDKKTLKVKIEKSLEEKNYLLEKYGKKPVDAEEVYKLATKCAEELAPFRCSDASTVIYNAMRSRKRVLFEGAQGTLLDLLHGTYPFVTSSSTVAGSACIGAGIGPTDISKVIGIMKAYNTRVGSGPFPTELDNEIGEKIRENGAEFGATTGRMRRCGWLDLVALKYAIRINGISSLALMKIDVLDDFEEIKICTHYEIDGKKADHLPSTLEGLADLKPVYKTFKGWNQKLTEIRSVKELPKEVADYVQFIGTEIGIPIDVISVGPDREQTLWIKPLFTD; via the coding sequence ATGTCAGGTATAGTCGTGGTCGGCGCCCAATGGGGCGATGAGGGCAAGGGTAAAGTTGTTGATGTATTCTCTGCACAAGCAGATTTTGTAGTTCGCTATCAAGGCGGAGCAAACGCAGGACACACTTTAGTTGTTAACGGCAAAAAAACAGTTCTCCATCTTATTCCATCAGGAATTCTACATCCAAAAGTGACCTGTATTATTGCTTCAGGTGTAGTGATCGATATCGAATCCCTGCTTAACGAAATCAGAGCCTTGAAGGTTTCAGGATTTATTTCTAGAGAAGGACAACTTCTGATCTCTGATTCTGCGACAATCATTCTTCCTTATCATAAAGAACTCGATAAAGCGCGCGAAGAGGCTTTGGGAAATGAAAAGATCGGAACAACTGGAAAAGGCATCGGCCCTGCGTACGAAGACAGAGCTGCAAGAAGAGCGATTCTTTTCCAAGACATCTTCGATAAGAAAACTTTAAAAGTAAAAATCGAAAAATCATTGGAAGAGAAAAACTACTTACTCGAAAAGTATGGTAAAAAACCAGTTGATGCAGAGGAAGTTTATAAGCTTGCTACAAAATGCGCGGAAGAACTCGCTCCGTTCAGATGCAGTGATGCATCTACCGTAATTTACAACGCTATGCGTTCAAGAAAGCGTGTTCTTTTTGAAGGTGCTCAAGGAACTCTTTTAGATCTTCTTCATGGAACATATCCATTTGTAACTTCTTCATCGACGGTAGCAGGATCAGCTTGTATCGGAGCCGGCATTGGTCCAACAGATATTTCTAAAGTGATCGGCATTATGAAGGCCTACAACACGCGCGTAGGCTCTGGTCCTTTCCCGACGGAACTTGATAACGAAATCGGTGAAAAGATTCGGGAGAACGGCGCTGAATTCGGCGCAACTACAGGTCGCATGAGACGCTGTGGTTGGTTGGATTTAGTAGCTCTTAAATATGCGATTCGTATCAATGGAATTTCATCTCTAGCTCTTATGAAAATCGATGTGCTCGATGACTTTGAAGAAATAAAAATTTGCACGCACTATGAAATCGACGGCAAAAAAGCGGATCATTTGCCTTCGACGCTCGAGGGGCTTGCTGATTTAAAACCTGTGTACAAAACTTTCAAAGGTTGGAATCAAAAATTAACAGAGATCAGATCCGTAAAAGAACTTCCTAAAGAAGTGGCTGATTATGTGCAGTTTATAGGCACGGAAATTGGAATTCCAATCGATGTGATCTCGGTTGGCCCAGATCGTGAGCAAACTCTGTGGATCAAACCGTTATTTACGGATTAA
- a CDS encoding alanine--glyoxylate aminotransferase family protein, whose protein sequence is MFSFLKRSQARTQNEQQLPLVMTPGPVLVPKAIMEAIALPIIHHRTEAFEKDLGWVLENLPKIFKTKERAYIHNSTGSGAMESALVNTVSPGETVLSIVCGKFGERFGEIAKSYGMNVITHNVEWGKSFKTSDIEKLLQQHPEIKAITCQACETSTAVLNPIQELGKVVAKTNAILIVDAITALGATNLDMDAWNLDVVVGGSQKAFMLPTGIAFIAFSKKAWARVETSKSPRYYWDIRLEKKANEKNQTYFSSPVTHIRALKTALEIIFKVGANQFIERHLMIAEALRQAGTAMGLQVYAENPSSTVTAFKLPDNINGEKVQKIMEDKHRITIAGGQDHLKGKIIRIGHMGAIEKEHMVLTLEKLALTLKELGMNIDSGKATAILNEKLKHLKPLPHIQTHSEV, encoded by the coding sequence ATGTTTTCATTCCTAAAAAGAAGTCAGGCGCGTACACAAAATGAGCAACAACTGCCACTGGTTATGACACCAGGTCCTGTACTCGTTCCTAAAGCTATCATGGAAGCCATTGCCCTCCCCATCATTCACCACAGAACTGAAGCCTTTGAGAAAGATCTTGGCTGGGTACTCGAAAACTTACCAAAAATTTTTAAAACCAAAGAACGCGCATATATTCACAACTCCACAGGCTCTGGAGCGATGGAATCCGCATTGGTGAACACAGTTTCTCCAGGTGAAACTGTGTTGAGCATTGTCTGTGGAAAATTTGGCGAACGTTTCGGGGAAATTGCAAAAAGCTACGGCATGAACGTTATCACTCACAACGTAGAGTGGGGAAAATCTTTTAAAACTTCAGACATCGAAAAATTATTGCAGCAGCATCCAGAAATTAAAGCCATCACTTGCCAAGCTTGCGAAACCAGCACAGCAGTTCTGAATCCCATTCAGGAATTGGGTAAAGTTGTCGCCAAGACCAATGCAATTTTGATTGTGGACGCAATTACCGCTCTTGGCGCTACAAATCTTGATATGGATGCTTGGAATCTAGACGTGGTTGTTGGCGGATCACAAAAAGCATTTATGCTTCCTACTGGAATTGCTTTTATAGCCTTCTCTAAAAAAGCATGGGCTCGGGTGGAAACTTCAAAGTCACCAAGATATTATTGGGACATCCGCTTAGAGAAAAAAGCCAACGAGAAAAATCAAACATATTTTAGCTCTCCGGTAACTCACATCAGAGCCCTAAAGACTGCTCTCGAAATTATTTTCAAAGTCGGAGCCAATCAATTTATTGAAAGACATTTGATGATTGCAGAGGCACTCAGACAAGCCGGAACAGCGATGGGCTTACAAGTGTATGCAGAAAACCCAAGCTCTACAGTGACGGCATTCAAACTTCCTGACAATATCAACGGTGAAAAAGTTCAAAAGATCATGGAAGACAAACACAGAATTACAATCGCTGGTGGCCAAGATCATTTGAAAGGAAAAATCATTCGCATTGGCCATATGGGAGCCATTGAAAAAGAGCATATGGTGCTCACTTTAGAAAAATTAGCTCTCACTCTCAAAGAGCTGGGCATGAACATCGATTCAGGGAAAGCTACAGCCATCCTCAATGAAAAGTTAAAACATCTTAAACCCCTCCCACATATCCAAACACACTCGGAGGTATAA